A genome region from Leptotrichia sp. oral taxon 215 str. W9775 includes the following:
- a CDS encoding nucleoside triphosphate pyrophosphohydrolase family protein produces the protein MERWNKLVGMVKEFYIAFGQQEFLEKEMTVDRMKLREKMFKEEQTEYEVAEKQNDIVEKLDAVCDMYYIHIGTLLEKNRGNVEKVALRIFFLEDERTRKIFKWEVENGFDKILSQAFEEVHRSNMSKLGLDGKPIYREDGKITKGPNFFPPNLKQFF, from the coding sequence ATGGAACGTTGGAATAAATTAGTTGGAATGGTAAAAGAATTTTATATAGCATTCGGACAGCAGGAATTTTTAGAAAAAGAAATGACTGTTGATAGAATGAAATTAAGGGAGAAAATGTTCAAGGAAGAACAGACAGAATATGAAGTTGCAGAAAAACAAAATGATATAGTTGAAAAATTAGATGCTGTATGTGATATGTACTACATACACATAGGAACATTACTGGAAAAGAATAGAGGAAATGTTGAAAAAGTTGCATTAAGGATATTTTTTCTGGAAGATGAAAGGACTAGAAAAATCTTTAAATGGGAAGTGGAAAATGGTTTTGACAAGATTCTAAGCCAAGCCTTTGAAGAAGTTCACAGAAGCAATATGTCAAAGTTAGGGTTGGATGGGAAACCGATATATAGGGAAGATGGGAAAATAACAAAAGGACCGAATTTTTTTCCACCGAATTTGAAACAATTTTTTTAA
- a CDS encoding DUF3310 domain-containing protein: MEINYLEITDDMTSEEIEKAIDEFLEEKKVLKKDSEKFKSPKHYQLEGLNVGSIEVIKSVLGQEGFKSFCKGNILKYLIRAEKKNGLEDYRKAKTYLDWFLKECGEHD; encoded by the coding sequence ATGGAAATAAATTATTTAGAAATCACAGATGACATGACATCTGAAGAAATAGAAAAAGCGATAGATGAATTTCTCGAAGAGAAAAAAGTTTTAAAAAAGGATTCAGAGAAATTTAAAAGCCCAAAACATTATCAATTAGAAGGATTAAATGTTGGGAGCATAGAAGTGATAAAATCGGTACTAGGGCAAGAGGGATTCAAGTCATTCTGCAAGGGGAATATTTTGAAGTATTTAATCAGAGCAGAAAAGAAAAATGGCTTAGAGGATTACAGAAAAGCTAAAACGTATTTAGACTGGTTTTTGAAAGAGTGTGGAGAGCATGATTAA